In Macadamia integrifolia cultivar HAES 741 chromosome 5, SCU_Mint_v3, whole genome shotgun sequence, a single window of DNA contains:
- the LOC122079515 gene encoding 40S ribosomal protein S18-like codes for MAQKHNHNPWSTLEVVVPWKLSDNSICDIAEKLAFSIAINHIWIEPLSPKHILRALNTIVDGKQNIMFALTSIKGIGRRFANIVCKKADVDMSKRAGELSAAELENLMMTVANPRQFKIPDCFLNRKDYKDDRYSKVVFNALDMKLRDDLKRLKKIKNHRGLRHYWGLRVRGQHTKTTGRRRKIVGVSKKR; via the exons ATGGCACAAAAACATAACCACAACCCATGGTCTACACTAGAAGTTGTAGTTCCATGGAAGTTGTCCG ATAACTCTATCTGTGACATTGCTGAGAAGCTtgccttcagcattgccataaATCACATCTGGATTGAGC CCTTAAGCCCTAAACACATTCTTCGTGCTCTCAACACGATTGTTGATGGAAAACAGAACATCATGTTTGCTCTAACTTCGATCAAAGGTATCGGTCGCCGTTTTGCTAACATAGTATGCAAGAAAGCTGATGTCGACATGAGCAAGAGAGCTGGTGAGTTATCTGCTGCTGAGCTTGAGAACCTCATGATGACTGTTGCAAATCCAAGACAGTTCAAGATCCCTGATTGTTTTTTGAACAGGAAGGACTATAAGGATGATAGGTATTCCAAGGTTGTTTTCAATGCGTTGGACATGAAACTAAGGGATGATCTtaagaggttgaagaagatcaAGAACCACCGTGGTCTCCGGCACTATTGGGGCCTAAGGGTTCGTGGTCAGCACACAAAGACAACTGGCCGCAGGAGAAAGATTGTTGGTGTCTCAAAAAAGCGATGA